A single genomic interval of Stieleria maiorica harbors:
- a CDS encoding PSD1 and planctomycete cytochrome C domain-containing protein, producing the protein MSAIRKEVLQRSCLAVIALSASLCLALQVTSADVAAIDFQRDIEPIFQNHCIDCHGPDEQANQFRLDRLANLLSGGNSGEPAVVPGNADASYLLRLIKHEEPDREMPPDGQLSSDEIELIRRWIADGARTPPSYGPAKETIQLDHWSFRPLRRPHVPAGNSAAIDRLIRRKLADSGLQPSPIADRRVLIRRLSLVMTGLPPTPDDVAEFLHDDRPDAWQRLVDRTLSSEQYGQRWASHWLDLVRFGETNGFETNRERPDAWHYRDWVIDSLNEDIPYDQFVRQQIAGDTLGVDVGTGFLVAGPHDIVKGQDPKLGLVQRMNELDDMINTTGTAFLGLTTGCARCHNHKFDPISQRDYYAMQAVFAGVHHGNRSLPPSRETKQELAALDAEIDDLTAKLKRFLPGESSSPSTPRPAVNSVRNEERFEPRLVYRVRFTIQKTSGSQACIDELEIYSGDQNVALASSGAKATSSGDFKHPLHKLRHINDGQYGNARSWIVDSVSGGWVQIELAKPTMIDRIVWGRDRQKKYSDRLATVYHIEAADEENNWMRLASSDDRQPFKGGGPDTPTYQFEHLPEGDAAQGRAWLDRLRQTRSEKSSLETAAQVYAGTFSNPGKTYRLYRGEPDAPREAVGPDTIQVFGSLNLNEDAPEQSRRLALADWITDADNPLTPRVIVNRIWQFHFGTGIVDTPSDFGHNGTRPSHPELLDWLASELIEHDWSLKHIHRLILNSHTWRQSNRPVALAMTVDADCRLLWRFPPRRCDAETIRDSILTVSGSLRRDAVGGPGFSAFAVQLENVRHYHPKQNFGPDDWRRMIYMTKVRQEKDQVFGVFDCPDASMVVPRRSRSTTPLQALNLLNSRFVMQQASLFAKRLERETESTSQQVMLAWQWCFGRPPSDEELSESIAFIGQEGLTQFARALLNSNEFVLIP; encoded by the coding sequence ATGAGTGCAATCCGGAAAGAAGTTCTGCAGCGATCTTGTTTAGCTGTGATCGCGCTGTCCGCTTCTCTCTGCCTCGCCCTGCAAGTCACCAGCGCCGACGTCGCGGCGATTGATTTCCAACGCGACATCGAGCCGATCTTCCAGAACCATTGCATCGACTGCCATGGCCCGGACGAGCAGGCCAATCAGTTCCGACTCGACCGACTGGCCAACCTGCTTTCCGGCGGCAACTCTGGCGAACCGGCCGTCGTGCCGGGCAATGCAGACGCCAGTTACCTGTTGCGTCTGATCAAACACGAAGAACCCGACCGGGAAATGCCGCCCGACGGCCAGTTGTCTTCCGACGAAATCGAATTGATCCGGCGTTGGATCGCCGACGGCGCGAGGACGCCGCCCAGTTACGGTCCGGCAAAGGAAACGATTCAGCTGGACCATTGGTCATTCCGCCCCCTTCGTCGCCCCCACGTCCCGGCCGGCAACAGCGCCGCGATCGATCGGCTGATCCGCCGCAAGCTTGCCGACAGCGGCTTGCAACCGTCACCGATCGCCGATCGTCGCGTCTTGATTCGCCGGCTTTCGCTGGTGATGACAGGGCTGCCGCCGACACCCGATGACGTCGCCGAGTTCCTTCACGACGACCGCCCCGACGCCTGGCAACGACTCGTTGACCGGACCCTCAGCAGCGAACAATACGGTCAGCGATGGGCCAGTCACTGGTTGGACCTGGTGCGTTTCGGCGAGACCAATGGGTTCGAAACCAATCGCGAACGCCCCGACGCATGGCACTATCGCGACTGGGTCATCGATTCATTGAACGAAGACATACCCTACGACCAGTTCGTCCGCCAGCAGATCGCCGGCGACACCTTGGGCGTCGACGTCGGCACGGGATTCCTGGTCGCCGGACCGCACGACATCGTCAAAGGCCAGGATCCCAAACTTGGTCTTGTTCAACGCATGAACGAACTCGACGACATGATCAACACGACCGGCACCGCCTTTCTCGGGCTGACGACCGGCTGTGCCCGTTGCCACAACCACAAGTTCGATCCGATCAGCCAACGCGATTATTACGCCATGCAAGCCGTCTTCGCCGGCGTGCACCACGGCAACCGGTCGTTGCCACCCTCACGGGAAACGAAACAGGAACTAGCAGCACTTGATGCCGAGATTGACGACCTGACCGCGAAACTGAAACGCTTTCTTCCCGGCGAATCAAGTTCCCCGTCAACTCCTCGACCGGCCGTCAATTCCGTCCGGAACGAAGAACGATTCGAACCGCGCTTGGTGTACCGGGTACGATTCACCATTCAAAAGACATCGGGCTCACAAGCCTGTATCGATGAACTGGAGATCTACTCCGGCGATCAAAACGTCGCCCTGGCAAGCTCCGGCGCCAAAGCGACTTCATCGGGCGACTTCAAGCATCCGCTGCACAAGCTGCGTCACATCAACGACGGACAATACGGCAACGCACGCAGTTGGATCGTCGATTCGGTTTCCGGAGGCTGGGTGCAGATTGAGCTCGCGAAACCGACGATGATTGACCGCATCGTCTGGGGACGCGACCGCCAGAAGAAATACTCCGATCGTTTGGCGACCGTCTATCACATCGAAGCTGCCGACGAGGAAAACAACTGGATGCGACTGGCGTCCTCCGACGATCGACAGCCCTTCAAAGGGGGCGGGCCTGACACGCCGACTTATCAATTCGAGCACCTGCCCGAGGGCGATGCGGCGCAGGGCCGCGCCTGGCTGGACCGTCTCCGTCAGACGCGGTCGGAAAAGTCGTCGCTCGAAACGGCTGCACAGGTCTACGCCGGAACGTTTTCCAATCCTGGCAAAACCTATCGTTTGTACCGTGGCGAACCCGACGCGCCTCGAGAAGCCGTCGGCCCCGATACGATCCAGGTGTTCGGATCGCTGAACCTGAACGAAGATGCCCCCGAACAGTCTCGTCGCCTGGCCTTGGCCGACTGGATCACCGACGCCGACAATCCGCTCACGCCCCGTGTGATCGTCAATCGGATTTGGCAATTCCATTTCGGTACCGGTATCGTCGACACACCCAGCGACTTCGGCCACAACGGCACCCGCCCCAGCCATCCCGAATTGCTGGATTGGCTGGCCAGCGAGCTGATTGAACATGATTGGTCACTCAAGCACATCCATCGCCTGATCTTAAACTCCCATACCTGGCGGCAGAGCAATCGGCCGGTCGCTTTAGCGATGACCGTCGATGCCGATTGTCGACTGCTGTGGCGATTCCCGCCACGCCGCTGCGATGCCGAAACGATCCGCGACTCTATCCTGACCGTCAGCGGATCGCTTCGTCGTGATGCCGTGGGCGGCCCCGGATTCAGCGCCTTTGCAGTCCAACTGGAAAACGTGCGCCATTACCATCCCAAACAAAACTTCGGTCCCGACGACTGGCGACGGATGATCTACATGACCAAAGTGAGGCAGGAGAAAGATCAGGTGTTCGGCGTCTTTGATTGCCCCGACGCCAGCATGGTCGTTCCCCGGCGGAGTCGGTCGACGACGCCGCTGCAAGCACTGAACCTGCTCAACAGCCGATTCGTCATGCAGCAAGCGAGCCTCTTTGCAAAACGGCTCGAACGCGAAACCGAGTCGACGTCGCAACAAGTCATGCTCGCTTGGCAATGGTGCTTCGGACGGCCACCGAGCGACGAAGAGTTATCCGAAAGCATCGCGTTCATCGGCCAAGAAGGGCTGACGCAATTCGCCCGCGCGCTGCTGAACTCCAACGAGTTTGTGTTGATTCCCTAA
- a CDS encoding DUF1501 domain-containing protein, producing the protein MKPVPDRRQFLSQTASGLGSIALASLLQQHLAADVAPIRPQIDPSRPFAARPTHHPPAAKNVLVIFCSGACSQVDTFDYKPELIKRHGQPMPGAEQLVTFQGQQGMLTRSPWEFKPRGESGKMVSDLVPQLGALADDMCFIHSLTGKTNTHGPGENFMSTGYTLDGFPSMGAWTTWALGTENENLPAYVAIADPRGTPQSSVNNWGPGFLPAAFQGTEWSANKPLGNLTIPAGTSKKTDRATRRFLKRMNERHLQQFPGDAELAARISSYELAAKMQLSVPEVTDLSSESKATLREYGADDPENTLKAQFAKNCILARRLIEKGVRFVQLFNGAYQTGGEGVSNWDGHKKIHEQYSKHGPVLDQPCAALLRDLKRRGLLEDTLVVWTTEFGRMPTFQKGASGRDHNPDGFTAWMMGAGVKAPFSYGASDEFGYKAVENVTTVYDFHATILHLLGLDHRRLTFYHNGFERRLTDVHGDVIRPILA; encoded by the coding sequence ATGAAACCCGTTCCAGACCGACGACAGTTTCTCTCGCAGACCGCCAGCGGTTTGGGAAGCATCGCGCTGGCGAGTCTACTGCAACAGCACCTTGCCGCCGACGTCGCTCCGATCCGCCCCCAAATCGACCCTTCGCGTCCCTTCGCCGCGCGGCCGACGCATCATCCGCCGGCGGCGAAAAACGTCCTCGTCATCTTTTGCTCCGGGGCATGCAGCCAAGTCGATACGTTCGACTACAAGCCCGAACTCATCAAACGCCACGGCCAGCCGATGCCCGGCGCCGAGCAACTGGTCACCTTCCAAGGCCAACAGGGCATGCTGACCCGCAGCCCGTGGGAATTCAAACCACGTGGTGAGTCCGGGAAAATGGTTTCCGACCTCGTGCCGCAACTGGGCGCGTTGGCCGACGACATGTGCTTCATCCACTCGCTGACCGGCAAAACCAACACGCACGGCCCGGGCGAAAACTTCATGTCCACCGGCTACACGCTGGACGGTTTTCCCAGCATGGGCGCCTGGACCACGTGGGCGTTGGGAACCGAAAACGAAAACCTGCCCGCCTACGTCGCCATCGCCGATCCCCGCGGGACGCCGCAATCAAGCGTCAACAATTGGGGGCCGGGATTCCTGCCCGCAGCCTTCCAAGGGACTGAGTGGAGTGCGAACAAGCCGCTGGGCAACTTGACGATTCCCGCGGGCACGAGCAAGAAAACGGATCGCGCGACCCGTCGGTTTTTGAAACGGATGAACGAGCGACATTTGCAACAGTTCCCGGGCGATGCCGAACTCGCCGCGCGAATCTCCAGCTATGAACTCGCCGCGAAAATGCAGCTGTCCGTCCCCGAGGTCACCGACCTGTCCAGCGAGTCCAAGGCGACACTCCGCGAATACGGTGCCGACGACCCGGAGAACACGTTGAAAGCGCAATTCGCCAAGAACTGCATCCTCGCCCGGCGTCTGATCGAAAAAGGCGTGCGGTTCGTCCAATTGTTCAACGGCGCCTATCAAACCGGCGGCGAAGGCGTCAGCAATTGGGACGGTCACAAAAAGATTCACGAGCAATACAGCAAACACGGCCCGGTGCTCGACCAGCCCTGTGCCGCACTGCTTCGCGATTTAAAACGACGCGGACTCTTGGAAGACACGTTGGTGGTGTGGACCACCGAATTCGGCCGGATGCCGACGTTTCAAAAAGGAGCCAGCGGACGCGACCACAACCCCGACGGGTTCACCGCCTGGATGATGGGGGCCGGAGTCAAAGCGCCGTTCAGTTACGGTGCCAGCGATGAATTCGGGTACAAGGCCGTGGAAAACGTCACCACCGTCTACGATTTCCACGCCACGATCCTGCACCTGCTGGGGCTCGACCACCGTCGGCTGACGTTCTATCACAATGGATTCGAGCGCCGTCTGACCGATGTCCACGGCGACGTCATCCGCCCGATTTTGGCGTGA